One genomic region from Gemmobacter aquarius encodes:
- the lpxB gene encoding lipid-A-disaccharide synthase, which produces MTLFLVAGEPSGDRLGAALMRGLLQLEPATRFLGVAGPEMQAAGMASLFPMEELSVMGLAEIIPKYRALKRRIHQTAQAVIDAGPDALVTIDSPDFGLRVAAIVKAARPEIRTIHYVAPSVWAWRPGRAAKMARHIDHVLALLPFEPPYMQAAGMTCDFVGHPVVSDPLATPGERAAFTGTGPLILALPGSRKAEVTRLAPILGQTLARLQTQHPDLRVALPTVRHVEPLVRELTATWPVQPEIITDPARKRGAFAAATVAIAASGTVSLELAANDCPMVIAYDMNPVTLWLMRRAALIDTVTLVNLVSETRSVPEFIGPDATADRIATAVLALIANPESQAEAMRTTMHRLGKGGEAPGLRAARSVLAHLPAFSV; this is translated from the coding sequence CTGACCCTGTTCCTCGTCGCCGGGGAACCCTCCGGCGACCGCCTTGGCGCAGCCCTGATGCGCGGCCTCCTGCAACTCGAACCCGCCACCCGTTTCCTTGGGGTCGCAGGCCCCGAGATGCAGGCAGCAGGCATGGCCAGCCTTTTCCCGATGGAGGAACTCTCCGTCATGGGGCTGGCCGAGATCATCCCCAAATACCGCGCCCTAAAGCGCCGCATTCACCAGACCGCCCAAGCCGTGATCGACGCAGGCCCCGATGCGCTGGTCACCATCGACAGCCCCGATTTCGGCCTGCGGGTCGCGGCAATCGTCAAAGCCGCCCGCCCGGAGATCCGCACCATCCACTACGTCGCGCCCTCGGTCTGGGCATGGCGCCCCGGACGCGCAGCGAAAATGGCCCGCCACATCGACCATGTGCTGGCCCTTCTCCCCTTCGAGCCGCCCTATATGCAGGCCGCGGGCATGACCTGCGATTTCGTCGGCCATCCGGTCGTTTCCGACCCCCTCGCCACACCCGGGGAACGCGCAGCCTTCACCGGAACCGGCCCTCTCATCCTCGCCCTTCCCGGATCACGCAAGGCCGAGGTGACCCGCCTCGCGCCCATCCTCGGCCAAACCCTCGCGCGGCTGCAAACACAGCACCCCGACCTGCGCGTGGCCCTGCCGACCGTGCGACACGTCGAACCCCTCGTGCGCGAGCTGACCGCCACATGGCCGGTCCAGCCGGAAATCATCACCGACCCCGCCCGCAAACGCGGCGCCTTCGCCGCAGCCACCGTCGCCATCGCAGCCTCGGGGACCGTCTCTCTGGAACTCGCCGCCAACGACTGCCCGATGGTCATCGCTTACGACATGAACCCCGTCACCCTATGGCTGATGCGCCGCGCGGCCCTGATCGACACGGTGACGCTGGTCAACCTCGTCTCCGAAACCCGCAGCGTCCCCGAATTCATCGGCCCCGACGCCACCGCCGACCGCATCGCTACGGCCGTCCTCGCCCTCATCGCCAACCCCGAATCCCAAGCCGAGGCGATGCGAACCACCATGCACCGCCTCGGCAAAGGCGGCGAAGCTCCGGGCCTGCGCGCCGCCCGCTCGGTCCTCGCCCACCTGCCCGCATTTTCTGTCTGA
- a CDS encoding LpxI family protein — MTLALIAGAGALPAALVAALPQRPYMAALDGFMPAGVTPDTSFRVERLMPFLRQLEDAGVTRVCFAGAVQRPRLDPALFDPATATIVPRLLAAMGQGDDATLREVLAIFEEAGFAITGVPDIAPALVPAAGLYAGAMTPRDESDAIRAATITAALGRVDVGQGAVVQQGLCLAVETLSGTDAMLASVAALSHLRPAGAKGLFYKAPKPLQDRRIDLPTLGPDTVENAAKAGLGGIVWEAGGVITLNLPAMIETANRHGLFLCARTA, encoded by the coding sequence CTTGCCCGCCGCGCTGGTGGCAGCCCTGCCGCAGCGCCCCTATATGGCCGCACTCGACGGTTTCATGCCCGCTGGCGTGACACCCGACACCAGTTTCCGCGTCGAACGGCTGATGCCCTTCCTGCGCCAACTCGAAGACGCAGGCGTCACCCGCGTCTGTTTCGCCGGAGCAGTGCAGCGCCCGCGCCTTGACCCCGCACTTTTCGACCCCGCCACAGCCACCATCGTCCCGCGCCTTCTGGCCGCGATGGGGCAGGGCGATGATGCGACGTTGCGCGAGGTTCTGGCGATCTTCGAGGAAGCCGGCTTCGCCATAACCGGCGTGCCCGACATTGCCCCCGCCCTCGTCCCCGCCGCAGGCCTCTACGCCGGAGCGATGACTCCCCGCGACGAGTCTGACGCCATCCGCGCCGCCACCATCACCGCCGCCTTGGGCCGCGTCGACGTGGGGCAGGGCGCGGTGGTGCAACAGGGCCTCTGTCTCGCCGTCGAAACCCTGTCGGGCACCGATGCCATGCTCGCCTCGGTCGCCGCCCTGTCCCACCTGCGCCCCGCAGGCGCAAAGGGCCTGTTCTACAAAGCCCCCAAACCCTTGCAAGACCGCCGGATCGACCTGCCCACCCTTGGCCCCGACACGGTGGAGAACGCGGCCAAAGCCGGCCTCGGCGGTATCGTATGGGAAGCGGGCGGCGTGATCACCCTGAACCTGCCCGCCATGATCGAAACCGCCAACCGCCACGGTCTTTTCCTGTGCGCGCGGACGGCCTGA